One window from the genome of Pedobacter schmidteae encodes:
- a CDS encoding two-component regulator propeller domain-containing protein has product MKQLFLCISIILSQLFCKGQDLVFNHLMTEDGLSQNSIFAITQDSRGYMWYGSRFGLNRYDGHQFRLYRSNAADTTSLSDDYISALYNDINGVLWVGTTNGLNKFNPQLNTFERIKLYQGGDKTPNYIRTINEDKKGQLWVGTNHGLYMRPNRHNNNFIAADRLGLPKAIAKSEILSIYEDHEGYLWIGTTQNLIQSVFNKKLRVIKVFSQNSSPTSISDNSITAITEDQQKNLWFATENGGVNLFNRQTQSFTRFLHQAGNNNTIAHNAVRRMIKTNTGELWIGTLEGLSILDPVTKKIRTFQQNKPNNKGLNQNSIYSIYQDLNGSVWIGTYYGGINVVYASPTNFKVWQYNEKLPGLNYNVISAITTGKDNRLWIGTEGGGLNYYDPASQKFGAYTVAANDPGSLGSNLVKVVYRDQKDQIWVGTHGGGLNLFQPSTGKFKRFFSNKDDLRATRSEIVALLEDDEGRFWMGSQNGINIFNKADTKLEPYPVPKDFKIFDGKNIKVLFEDSRKNIWIAATTGLYIYTKNEKKLQLLNLPNGYKRASTNTNFINCICEDSAGNIWIGLYYGGLALYDTKKQTFNHIYTAKDGLSNDNVLGIMEDDKHQLWISTSNGLFKFDPKNHSFQTYTTSDGLSGDDFNYNSFFKNKDGAMFFGGFNGLTYFFPHEIQKNEFHSPIVFTDLLLFNKSVEINAADKLLQQDIGFTKKLIFKHDQNVFTIQFALLNYIKSKKNRYAYKLEGINKQWIETRTPVASYTNLPSGSYTLLIKGANNDGVWSKANAIQIEILPPFWRTWWAFTIYALLVAAIIFFVTRFFYLRELLIKDEELHQSKLNFFTNVSHEIRTHLTLIMAPIEKLLDGQKNTATTNKQVASIKNNADRLLKLVSELMDFRKAETNHLKLHVTNYNLITFVQDICAAFDDLSDQKKIKFDLQYDQAPVMLHFDKEQLEKVFFNLISNAFKFTPTGGSITVKIKVQAHNVTISVEDTGRGIAPEYLDRLFTNFFQVDDHSIQNTGYGIGLALSKHIVELHHGQISVTSQPADDLQSGYTSFVVTLLTGTQHFGNTLPKLPASIETKKTNTDVQEASQMIGEAEQEKDNSIKKHTILIVEDNAELRLLLSESLTNEYWVLIAKNGLEGLTKATEEIPDLIISDVMMPQMDGFTLCTRLKSDERTSHIPFILLTAKSTETDQISGLTGGADIYLTKPFSNKILQLNIANLLKGRETMRQKFSKLLLLEPTHIAVDNTEEQFLSKLVLIIEQNIEDENFGVERLAEEIGMSQSVLYKKLKALTNMSVNDFTKSIRLKRAAQLLKQKKYTVYEIGYMVGFADRKYFSREFKKQFGKTPSEYIETD; this is encoded by the coding sequence ATGAAACAGCTATTCCTCTGCATTTCCATTATTTTGAGCCAACTATTCTGCAAAGGACAGGACCTGGTATTCAATCATTTGATGACTGAAGATGGCTTATCCCAGAATTCTATTTTTGCCATTACGCAAGACAGCAGAGGCTATATGTGGTATGGATCACGATTCGGGCTAAACCGCTATGATGGTCACCAGTTCCGTTTATATAGAAGTAATGCGGCAGATACGACCAGCCTTTCTGACGATTATATTTCTGCCCTGTACAACGACATCAATGGCGTACTTTGGGTAGGCACCACCAATGGATTAAATAAATTCAATCCCCAATTAAATACTTTTGAAAGGATAAAACTTTATCAGGGAGGCGACAAAACCCCCAATTATATCAGAACTATCAATGAGGATAAAAAAGGCCAGCTCTGGGTAGGAACCAACCATGGCCTGTACATGCGACCTAACCGCCATAACAACAATTTTATAGCAGCCGATCGGCTTGGACTTCCCAAAGCGATTGCCAAAAGCGAAATTTTGAGTATCTATGAAGACCATGAAGGGTATTTATGGATAGGAACCACACAAAATCTGATTCAGTCAGTATTCAATAAAAAGTTGAGGGTGATTAAAGTTTTCAGTCAAAATTCAAGCCCCACAAGTATCAGCGACAATTCTATTACGGCCATAACCGAAGATCAACAAAAGAATCTGTGGTTTGCAACCGAAAATGGAGGGGTTAATCTTTTTAACAGACAGACTCAAAGTTTCACACGCTTTTTACATCAGGCAGGGAATAACAATACCATTGCCCACAATGCTGTTCGCCGAATGATTAAAACCAATACAGGCGAGTTGTGGATAGGTACATTAGAGGGCTTGAGCATACTAGACCCTGTCACAAAAAAAATCAGAACTTTTCAACAAAACAAGCCCAATAACAAGGGCTTAAACCAAAATTCCATATATAGCATTTACCAGGATTTGAACGGATCGGTATGGATTGGAACGTATTACGGCGGAATAAATGTGGTTTACGCCTCACCTACCAACTTCAAGGTTTGGCAGTACAACGAAAAATTACCAGGTCTGAATTATAATGTGATCAGTGCTATCACAACAGGAAAAGATAATAGGTTGTGGATTGGTACAGAAGGTGGTGGACTCAACTACTATGACCCTGCCAGTCAGAAATTTGGTGCCTATACAGTTGCAGCCAATGATCCTGGCAGCCTGGGATCTAACCTGGTTAAGGTTGTGTATCGGGATCAAAAAGATCAGATTTGGGTAGGCACCCATGGAGGAGGTTTAAACCTCTTTCAACCTTCGACAGGTAAGTTTAAACGTTTCTTTTCCAATAAAGATGACCTGAGGGCTACCCGCTCTGAAATAGTTGCCTTACTGGAGGACGATGAGGGCCGATTCTGGATGGGCAGTCAAAACGGGATCAACATTTTCAATAAAGCAGATACGAAACTTGAACCCTATCCAGTTCCAAAAGACTTTAAAATATTTGATGGAAAGAACATTAAGGTATTATTTGAAGATTCGAGAAAAAACATCTGGATTGCTGCCACTACCGGTTTGTACATTTATACTAAAAACGAAAAAAAGCTGCAGTTGCTAAATCTGCCAAACGGATACAAAAGGGCAAGTACCAATACAAATTTCATCAATTGCATATGTGAAGACTCGGCAGGAAATATCTGGATAGGATTATATTATGGCGGTTTGGCACTTTATGACACAAAAAAACAAACTTTCAACCATATTTATACGGCAAAAGATGGTCTATCCAACGACAATGTACTTGGAATTATGGAGGATGACAAACACCAGCTTTGGATAAGTACTTCAAATGGGCTGTTCAAATTCGATCCCAAAAATCATTCCTTCCAAACCTATACCACCAGCGATGGGTTATCCGGAGATGATTTCAATTACAATTCTTTCTTTAAGAACAAAGATGGAGCTATGTTTTTTGGTGGTTTTAACGGCCTGACCTATTTTTTCCCTCATGAGATTCAAAAAAATGAATTTCATTCTCCCATTGTTTTTACCGATTTACTTTTATTTAACAAATCAGTAGAAATCAATGCGGCCGACAAACTGCTACAGCAAGACATTGGTTTTACCAAAAAACTCATTTTCAAACACGATCAAAATGTTTTTACCATACAATTTGCCTTACTCAATTATATCAAATCGAAGAAAAACAGGTATGCGTACAAACTGGAAGGCATCAATAAACAGTGGATAGAAACCCGCACACCTGTAGCGTCATACACCAATTTACCTTCTGGCTCCTATACACTTTTAATTAAAGGTGCCAATAATGATGGGGTATGGAGTAAGGCCAATGCTATCCAAATTGAAATACTTCCCCCATTTTGGAGAACCTGGTGGGCTTTCACTATTTATGCACTTTTGGTTGCAGCTATTATATTTTTTGTTACCCGTTTCTTTTATCTCAGAGAATTATTGATAAAAGATGAGGAATTACATCAAAGCAAACTCAACTTTTTCACCAATGTGTCGCATGAAATCCGTACACACCTTACCCTTATTATGGCACCAATTGAAAAGTTGCTTGATGGACAAAAAAATACAGCAACAACAAACAAACAAGTTGCCAGCATAAAGAACAATGCGGATCGATTATTGAAACTGGTTAGTGAATTGATGGATTTTAGGAAAGCAGAGACTAACCATTTAAAATTACATGTGACCAATTACAATCTGATCACCTTTGTCCAGGACATCTGTGCAGCTTTTGATGATCTTTCTGATCAAAAGAAAATAAAATTTGATCTCCAATACGATCAGGCCCCAGTGATGTTGCATTTTGACAAAGAGCAATTGGAAAAGGTATTTTTTAATCTGATCTCCAATGCTTTTAAATTTACCCCTACCGGTGGAAGCATTACCGTAAAGATAAAAGTACAAGCGCATAATGTTACCATCAGTGTAGAAGATACGGGAAGAGGAATTGCCCCTGAATACCTCGATCGCTTGTTTACCAATTTCTTTCAGGTTGATGACCACAGTATACAAAACACGGGCTACGGGATTGGCCTTGCGCTTTCCAAACACATAGTGGAACTACACCATGGTCAAATTTCAGTAACCAGCCAACCAGCTGATGACCTGCAATCGGGATATACCAGTTTTGTTGTAACCCTATTAACCGGAACCCAGCATTTTGGCAATACACTCCCAAAATTACCTGCCAGCATTGAGACAAAAAAAACAAATACAGATGTGCAGGAAGCATCTCAAATGATTGGAGAAGCTGAACAGGAAAAAGACAATAGCATTAAAAAACACACTATACTCATTGTAGAAGACAATGCTGAATTACGTTTACTATTGAGCGAATCGCTGACCAACGAATATTGGGTTCTGATTGCCAAAAATGGATTAGAAGGGCTAACAAAAGCGACAGAAGAAATTCCTGACCTCATTATTAGTGATGTAATGATGCCTCAAATGGACGGTTTTACCCTTTGTACCCGGCTAAAATCTGACGAGCGTACCAGCCACATTCCTTTTATACTGCTTACTGCAAAAAGTACAGAAACCGACCAGATTAGTGGATTAACAGGCGGTGCCGATATTTATCTGACCAAACCTTTCAGCAATAAAATACTGCAACTAAACATAGCAAACCTGTTAAAAGGAAGAGAAACCATGCGGCAAAAGTTCAGCAAACTGCTATTGTTGGAACCGACACATATCGCAGTTGATAATACCGAGGAGCAATTTCTTTCAAAACTGGTGCTCATCATCGAGCAAAATATAGAAGATGAGAACTTTGGCGTAGAGCGCCTGGCAGAGGAGATTGGCATGAGCCAGTCTGTACTCTATAAAAAGCTTAAGGCACTAACCAACATGTCGGTAAACGACTTCACTAAGTCTATTCGTTTGAAAAGGGCAGCTCAATTATTAAAACAAAAGAAATATACCGTCTACGAAATTGGGTACATGGTGGGGTTTGCCGACCGAAAGTATTTCAGTCGGGAATTTAAAAAGCAGTTTGGAAAAACACCAAGCGAATACATCGAAACCGATTAA
- a CDS encoding ferritin produces MKDIMRVKCLLSSDVETLINQQIKKEAHSSAIYLSMASWCSRNGYDFSADYFFKQAEEERMHQLKFFKYVLDMGGNAVSPEVAGVKAEYNSFREVFEEALEQEISVTQSIKNIAARCYKEQDFVTIEFLNWFFKEQREEEYKARRAVELFDVIGEEGTGRWQIDKHVAQITYSEA; encoded by the coding sequence ATGAAAGATATCATGCGCGTTAAGTGTTTACTCTCATCAGATGTAGAGACACTTATAAACCAACAAATAAAGAAAGAAGCCCATTCATCAGCTATTTACCTTTCTATGGCTTCGTGGTGCAGCCGCAATGGTTATGATTTTTCTGCAGATTATTTCTTTAAGCAAGCTGAAGAGGAAAGAATGCACCAGCTTAAATTTTTTAAGTATGTTTTAGATATGGGCGGTAATGCCGTTTCGCCAGAGGTTGCAGGTGTTAAAGCTGAATACAATTCGTTCCGTGAAGTTTTTGAAGAGGCTTTGGAGCAAGAGATCAGCGTTACGCAGTCCATTAAAAATATTGCTGCCCGTTGCTATAAAGAGCAGGACTTTGTAACTATCGAGTTCCTGAACTGGTTCTTTAAAGAGCAAAGAGAAGAAGAGTACAAAGCCCGTCGTGCGGTTGAACTGTTTGACGTAATTGGTGAAGAAGGAACTGGAAGATGGCAAATTGACAAGCACGTAGCTCAGATCACTTACAGCGAAGCTTAA
- a CDS encoding class I SAM-dependent methyltransferase produces MSSAFTEQELEQIANQLGKPQGADGIITAGRMAHTNNNMTQNTIAALELVEGDVVLEVGPGNGTHVKHLMGLAPGLRYYGVDISDLMVTEATKINEADVKSGSASFELTPANRLNFKTDFFDKIFTVNTLYFWEDPKAYAEEIRRVLKPGGIFCLAIATKEFMEGLPFTKYKFKLYDVQSVETLIREAGFAIADILLQKDLTTSHTGQAVDRDIIIVRAKKV; encoded by the coding sequence ATGAGTAGCGCATTTACTGAACAGGAATTGGAACAGATTGCCAATCAGCTTGGAAAGCCACAGGGGGCAGATGGAATTATAACTGCCGGGCGGATGGCACATACCAATAACAACATGACACAAAATACCATCGCCGCACTTGAGCTTGTTGAGGGTGATGTGGTGTTGGAAGTGGGGCCGGGAAATGGAACTCATGTAAAACATTTAATGGGCCTTGCGCCGGGGCTACGCTATTATGGAGTAGATATTTCTGATCTCATGGTGACTGAGGCCACTAAAATAAATGAAGCTGATGTAAAAAGCGGCAGTGCCTCATTTGAGCTTACGCCAGCAAATAGGTTGAACTTTAAAACCGATTTTTTTGATAAAATATTTACGGTGAATACCCTTTACTTTTGGGAAGACCCTAAGGCTTATGCCGAAGAAATAAGGCGGGTACTGAAACCAGGAGGTATTTTTTGCCTGGCCATTGCTACAAAGGAATTCATGGAAGGTCTGCCTTTTACCAAATATAAATTTAAACTATATGATGTTCAGTCTGTTGAAACGCTAATAAGAGAGGCTGGTTTTGCTATTGCCGATATCCTTTTACAAAAGGATTTGACCACAAGTCATACCGGACAAGCCGTTGATCGCGATATCATTATTGTAAGGGCAAAAAAAGTCTAG
- a CDS encoding ABC transporter permease, which yields MENKAENPSITNEEVKGPGKLARMFITLYDVYKFIARFFKEGFLPPYEVRELFRQCYEIGYRSALLISTTGFITGIVFTKQSRPSLSEFGATSWLPSLVGIALLRTLAPLLTGLIAAGKVGSSIGAELGSMRVTEQIDAMEVSATNPFKFLVSTRVLAATITIPILTFYTAMVGMLGALLNVALSEGTSARAFFQSSLEQITFLDITASTIKAVLFGFTIGMVGCYQGYNSSKGTEGVGKAANSAVVIAMFLIFIEEVVSVQFFGLFRG from the coding sequence ATGGAGAACAAAGCTGAAAATCCATCCATAACTAACGAAGAAGTTAAAGGGCCAGGTAAACTGGCACGCATGTTTATAACGCTCTATGACGTATACAAATTCATCGCCCGCTTTTTTAAAGAAGGCTTCCTTCCCCCTTACGAAGTAAGAGAACTGTTTAGACAGTGTTACGAAATAGGCTACAGATCGGCCTTACTCATTTCTACTACCGGATTTATTACCGGCATCGTATTTACAAAGCAGTCGCGCCCCTCATTGTCAGAATTTGGCGCCACCTCCTGGCTACCCTCATTAGTGGGCATAGCCCTACTTAGAACACTTGCTCCACTGCTTACAGGCTTGATCGCCGCGGGCAAAGTTGGATCCAGTATTGGGGCTGAATTGGGTTCGATGCGTGTTACCGAACAGATCGATGCCATGGAAGTTTCGGCAACAAACCCTTTTAAATTTTTAGTCTCCACCCGCGTACTTGCGGCAACCATTACCATTCCGATCTTAACATTTTATACTGCGATGGTAGGAATGCTTGGGGCATTGCTCAATGTTGCATTAAGTGAAGGCACCAGTGCCAGGGCATTCTTTCAATCGTCATTGGAACAGATTACCTTTCTGGATATTACAGCATCCACCATTAAGGCAGTACTATTTGGGTTTACTATAGGAATGGTGGGCTGTTATCAGGGTTATAATTCTTCAAAAGGAACTGAAGGTGTGGGTAAAGCGGCCAACTCGGCTGTGGTTATTGCCATGTTTCTCATTTTCATTGAAGAAGTGGTTTCCGTACAATTTTTTGGTTTATTCAGAGGCTGA
- a CDS encoding ABC transporter ATP-binding protein, with protein MEKKSFHQNDTVIEIKGLNKSFGNYHVLKGVDLDLHKGENLVVLGKSGTGKSVLIKVIVGLLTPDAGIVKVLGRYVDQITYKELLALRLKVGFSFQNSALYDSMTVRQNLEFPLVRNQRKLTKNEVNMAVEEMLDAVGLLQTINQMPSELSGGQRKRIGIARTLILRPEIMLYDEPTAGLDPITCLEINSLINEVQERFHTSSIVITHDLTCAKAVGNRVAMLLDGQFQRVGTFEEVFNTNDERVKPFYDYNFIQ; from the coding sequence ATGGAAAAGAAATCATTTCATCAAAACGATACAGTTATAGAGATCAAAGGGTTGAACAAGTCATTTGGCAACTATCATGTATTGAAAGGGGTTGACCTTGATCTGCATAAAGGCGAAAACCTGGTAGTTCTTGGCAAATCAGGAACAGGGAAATCGGTACTCATCAAAGTCATTGTAGGCTTGCTTACCCCTGATGCGGGCATCGTTAAGGTGCTTGGCCGATACGTTGATCAGATCACTTACAAGGAATTACTGGCTTTGAGGCTAAAAGTGGGCTTCTCGTTTCAAAACAGTGCTTTGTACGACAGTATGACCGTACGGCAGAATCTTGAATTTCCACTGGTAAGGAACCAAAGAAAGCTCACCAAAAATGAGGTAAATATGGCTGTAGAAGAAATGCTGGATGCTGTAGGTCTGCTTCAAACCATCAATCAAATGCCTTCGGAACTATCGGGTGGACAAAGAAAACGGATCGGCATTGCCCGTACGCTTATTTTACGCCCCGAAATAATGCTGTATGATGAACCGACAGCGGGACTTGACCCCATCACCTGCCTGGAAATCAACAGTCTGATTAACGAAGTCCAGGAAAGGTTCCATACCAGCTCTATAGTAATTACCCACGACCTTACCTGCGCCAAAGCTGTTGGAAATAGGGTCGCTATGCTTTTAGATGGTCAATTTCAACGTGTGGGAACATTTGAAGAAGTATTTAATACAAACGATGAAAGGGTTAAACCTTTTTACGATTATAATTTTATTCAGTAA
- a CDS encoding MlaD family protein — protein sequence MQVTDNRKQITVGVFILIGLVIFVLGVFTLGSQRKAFVKSFTVNAVFSDIQGLKTGANIWFSGVKIGTIKKIQFSGLSQVQVFMNIEEEAQKYIHKNAAASISSDGLIGNKIVVITGGSPNFPFVEDGDQLQVASTLSTDDIMKTFQVNNKNLVDVTSDFKVLAKNLVDGKGTAGALLADEKIANNFRAIVENLKTTTESANRMAAEMNTFTKTLNTKGGLADKLMTDTAVFAKLQQSVNELQKTAASASAMTENLNKATAKFNKTDNAIGLLINDQNTADQIKGIMQNLETSSKKLDENLEALQHNFLLRGFFKKKAKAEAAANPQTQK from the coding sequence ATGCAAGTAACAGACAACCGTAAACAGATAACAGTAGGAGTATTTATACTTATTGGCCTGGTCATATTCGTTTTAGGGGTATTCACTTTGGGAAGCCAGCGCAAAGCATTTGTAAAAAGCTTTACTGTAAATGCTGTTTTTAGTGATATACAAGGTTTAAAAACCGGCGCCAATATCTGGTTTTCAGGCGTAAAAATTGGCACCATCAAAAAGATACAATTTTCGGGACTTTCGCAGGTTCAGGTATTCATGAATATTGAAGAAGAAGCCCAAAAGTATATCCATAAAAATGCAGCAGCCAGTATCAGTTCTGATGGATTGATTGGAAACAAAATTGTAGTGATCACCGGCGGTAGCCCCAATTTTCCTTTTGTAGAAGATGGAGATCAGCTACAGGTGGCCAGTACGCTATCTACCGATGACATTATGAAAACTTTCCAGGTAAACAATAAGAACCTGGTAGATGTAACTTCTGACTTTAAAGTATTGGCCAAAAACCTGGTGGATGGCAAAGGTACCGCCGGTGCCTTGTTGGCAGATGAAAAGATTGCCAACAACTTCAGGGCAATTGTTGAGAATCTAAAAACCACCACTGAATCGGCAAATAGAATGGCTGCAGAAATGAATACATTTACCAAAACGTTGAATACCAAAGGCGGACTGGCCGATAAATTAATGACCGATACCGCTGTATTTGCCAAGCTTCAGCAATCGGTAAATGAACTTCAAAAAACAGCGGCCTCTGCCTCTGCCATGACAGAGAACTTAAATAAAGCTACCGCTAAATTCAATAAAACAGATAATGCGATAGGTTTGTTGATCAATGATCAAAATACAGCAGACCAGATTAAAGGGATTATGCAAAACCTGGAGACCAGCAGCAAAAAACTGGATGAAAACCTGGAAGCGCTGCAACATAATTTTCTGTTGAGAGGCTTCTTTAAAAAGAAAGCAAAAGCTGAGGCCGCTGCGAATCCTCAAACTCAAAAATAA